Below is a genomic region from bacterium.
ATCACCAGCAGCCTGCTGTTGGCAACGGACGGAGATCAACTGCTTGCCTTCCAGGGCGGCGATTCATTGCCGTCTTTTTTATATGCCGTAAACGATACCGGAACAGAATGGCAGGCCAACGCCTGGAGTTCTCGCACCTCTGCTTTGCCCGCGGGACTGGTCAACGGCCAAACCGCGGTGGCGCTTTCTCATTATGACAACTATGCCTATAACGGGATCACCACCGGGACAAAGGAAGAACTATTGTCGGCCATCGGCGATTCAGCCAACTGGACGTTGCGCCACAACACCACCAGGCAGACCATGCCAACCGGGCCCTTTAACGTTACCGGGGTGGAGGGAAGCCCCGGCGATCAAAACCTGCCGGGATCATTTTCGCTGAATGCCTGGCCCAACCCGGCTAACCATGGATCTCGTATTTCATTCAAACTTCCCGGTCCCGTCACGGTAGAGTTTTCCATATTCAACATAGCCGGGCAGAAGATCACGTCCCTGGCCAGCGGGTACAGGAAAGCCGGGGTACATAGACTAAGCTGGAACCTTAAAGACTCCAAAGGCAATGCGGTTCCCACCGGAATATATTTCTATCAATTGTTGGCCGGTAATCAGTCGGTGGTGCAAAAATTATTGGTGGTCAGGTAAACGCAAAATGTTTGTTGCACAAAGGAAGAGATACTATACGTTATCTCTTCCTTTTGTTTATGTCTATTGACTTGACCTGATTAATCCGGTATTATATAAAATAAGACCCAATAATCACCTGACTAACTGCAATCTATGAAAATATTAGTTGTAATATTGCTTATTTTGTCAGCGTTTCAAAACATTTCTTACGCAGCTTTTGGAGACTGGCAGACGGGGTGCCGGGCCAAAGGAATGGCCGGAGCTTATACAGGAGTGGCGGAAGGGCTGGATGCCATCCGGTGGAATCCGGCCGGGCTTGCCGGCCTGGCAGGCTGGCAGGCACAAGCTAATCTTGGCAGCAGAACGGGAATTCCCGGACCGGCGAATACAACAGCCAGCCTGGGTAAAAACATGGGCCGGTGGGGCGGAATGGCCTTGGCGATCCAACTGACCGGCAGTGAACCGGAATACGACCAGTCGTTTGTTTTTGCCCACGGTTTCGGCATGACGGACCAATTCTCTTTTGGCTACGATCTGAATCTTTATCGCCGTGGCACGGCCTATTCAGCCGGGGTGGACGTGGGGCTATTGGCCAGGGTCCACCGCATATGGAGGGTTGGGTGTTTTGGGCATAACTTTAACCATCCTTCCTTTGGGACGGAGACACCATATGAACTGCCCAGCGGTATTGCCGTTGGGCTGGCTTGCCAGTATTTGCCTAGGTGGACGGGTTCGGCGGAAGCTGGCAAAGAACCGGGCCATACCGCTTGTTACAAGATCGGGACAGAATGGGCGGTTAAACAAAATGTCTTTAACCTGCGCGGCGGCCTGTCCAGTCAAGGCAGGGTGACGCTATATTCGCTGGGAACGGATATCACCGCATCCGGTCTGACGGTGGGATATGCTTATGAAGGCGGACATCAGGAGCTTGCCGGAAATCACCAGCTTGGCCTGGCTTATAAATGGGGGGCAAAATGAAACGCTCATTGCAAACAGGCTTGATCATCTGGTCGGCATTTCTATTCTACGGAACAGCCAGGGCTGAGTTCAAATGTTTTTCTGCCAATCTGCACGCCCATACCGGGTATTCCGACGGTGAAAGCACCCCCGACACGGCCTTCGCCCATGCCAGGGACATTGCCCGGATAGACATTCAGGCTTTGACCGACCATAACAATTACACCGATTATTCCATAAGCCCCAACGAGTATCAAAATACCCGCTTGATGGCGGATACTTTTTCCGTTCCCGGCCGTTTCCTGGCTTTGGCCGGACAGGAAGTGGGGCGGTGGAGTTCCACCGGTTTTGGACACATCAATATATACGATGCTCCGGAGCTTTTGGCTTACGACTACAGCGATCTTTTGGGGACCTATCAACTTATAAGCACTTCGGGACTACCCGCCATGTTCAACCATCCGGTTCCGGGTTCAAACGATTGTCCCAACTTTACGGACCTCCGTTATTGCCCTGACTTTGTACAGGCCATGGACCTGCTGGAGATAGTCAACGGCGATTACATTTATGAAAATGAATACCTGAAAGCCCTTAATAACGGCTGGCAGGTGGGGGCTTCGGCCAACCAGGACAACCACGACCGGAACTGGGGTAACCGGATCAATGATGACGGCAGGTTACCCCTAACCGGCATCTGGGCGGATACCCTTATCAAAGGCTCAATTTTGGAAGCGCTGCAAGCCAGGCGTACTTTTGCCCGGTTGTCCCGTCCTGCTGCCGGCCGGATTGAAGTGTCATTGATGTCAGGGGAGCATTGGCAGGGTGAGCATTATGTCACCTCCAGTTCCAGCCTGTCCTTCCGTATCATGGTCAGGGCGGATTCCATCAGGTTCAACAAGATCTATTTATATACCGACGGGCAAATATCTGATTCGCTTTCACTGAATGATATTGATACCTTGTGGAGCCTGAGCAAGGCAGTGCCAAACGGCAAGCATTACTTTTTCGTGAAAACCGTTCAAGCCGACACCAGCCTGGCCTGGACCAGCCCGTTATTCATTGACGTCATGCCGGATGATGCCAAGGCAAGAGTGATAACCTGGCCCACCCCGGTGGTGGAAAGCTGTCAAATTGTCTATCCGCCGGTAAAGGGAGCCACCAATGTCAAGGCTGTTATTTACGATGTGGCCGGAAGCAAAATATGGGAAAATAATTTGAAAGATCCTTCGGCTGCCCTGAACTGGAACTCCCGGGATTTAAAGGGGAACTTGGTGCCCAATGGGTTGTATATCATCAAGATCGAACAAAGCGGTCCGGCCCAAACCAGCATTTCCACCGGCAAAACCGTGGTCTCCCGATGAGATCAATCATTCTTTTTACTGTCTTGCTGTCAGGGCTGGTTTCTTCCGCTCCTGGCGGGGTGATGCCCTGGAACCAGCCAACCTCGCCGGCTGAGATCGCCCTTTCCGAATCCGTGCTTGAAATGATGTCAGAGCCCCAGGGCCTCTCATTGAATCCGGCATTGCTGGCGGACGTCAAGTGGAAGGGGGTAAGCAGTTCCGGTATCCTTTGGCCGATGGATATTTACGGCGGATCGGTCGGAGGAGTATTTCCCGTGGCCCAAGCGGGTGCCGCCGCCGCCGGGATCAGCTATTGGAATTACGGACAGCTGGACGCTTATGACCGCCTGGGCGGCCGGTTGGGGACCATCGAACCCCAGGCAGTATCCGTCCTGTTAGGTTTTGGCCGCAGGCTCTACGGAGGACTCAGCGGCGGCATCAACCTCAAGGGAGCAGTATCCGCCATCGGCAGCAACAAGGATTACTGCTGGTGTTCCGACCTGGCGGTAAGTTATGATTTCAGGCATTTAACTGCCAATCTGCAGTTGAGAGACCTGGGGCCGCGTTACCCGGTCAACGATTCCCTGAAATACGACCTGGCAAAAACATTTGCGGCCGGAATCAGCAGGACATTTTTCAAAGACCATTTGGCGGCAAGTATGCAGCTTAATGCGGCCGAAGACCAAAAATGGCATCCGGTGCTGGGATTGGAGTACAGCCCGTTTAAAGCCGTAACCGTTCGACTGGGTTACGACGGGGACAACACCAAGCCGGAACGGTCAAAGCTGGGCTTGGGAGTTTGCTTAAGGCAGACCGGAAAGCAGGATTATTCCGTGGAATACGGCTACCGCTGGTGGGGGGCATTGGGTACGGCCCAGGCCTTGTCCCTGGGAATGAGTTTTTAAGCTTAACCCGTGTCAGGGACCTGCATGTTTAAGCGGCACCTGTAACCAGCAGCCTGACGAAAAACCGGCTTGACAGTGCCGGTAGTTTCAGATATAATTGAACCATACCAGCATAAATGAATAATTCTTAAGGAGCACCAAGTGTCGCACCAGGTAAGCAAACATACATTGAAACGCGATGAATTCGCCGATGATGCCATAAAGATGGTAACTTTCGTCCGCAAGCATGCCACCGAAGCCATGGCGGTGGCTGCGGCAATACTGGTAGTGATCGCCGGTTTGATCCTGATGGGCCAGAACCGGGCCAAAAGCGAAAAAGAGGCCGCCATGATGGTCGGAATGGCCCACTCCGCCTATTTCAGCGGCGACATGACCAACGCCCAAACCGCCTACGAAGAGATCGTCAGCAAGCACGGCTCCAGTTCTTCCGCCAAAGAAGCCCTGGTCTATTTGGGCAACATCAATTTTAACCAGCGCAAGTACGAAGAGGCCATCAAAAGCTACGACCGGGCAATAAAGGCCGGAAGTTCCAATCCCTTGATCATGTCGGCCGCCATCAGCGGTCTGGCCGCCTGCTTTGAGCAGACCGGGCGCCTGCCCGAGGCCGGTGAAAAATACCTGGAGATCGCCAAGAAATATTCCAAAGACCAGTACCTGGCCACCAACGCCCTGATCTCGGCCGGGCGCTGTTTCGCCGCCGGCAACCTTATGGATAAGGCCAAAGCCGCTTATCAGCAGATCATAAAAGATTATTCCGGCACCGCCGCCGCCGCCGAGGCAAAATCGCAGATGGCGCAGCTGCCGGGCTGACCAGAACGGATAACTCATGCCAAAACTGAATGTAGCCTTTTTATGGCACATGCATCAACCCTGTTA
It encodes:
- a CDS encoding FlgD immunoglobulin-like domain containing protein, translating into MKRLSLVFLFLLASSMSGNVSAQTALQAGDIALIGMNTDTPDAFAFVLLVPADAGTQITFTDCGWKSDSLIFRAGEGAVTYTAPSALTAGTVIIYDSTNAAFSDFAKYTGTIITSSLLLATDGDQLLAFQGGDSLPSFLYAVNDTGTEWQANAWSSRTSALPAGLVNGQTAVALSHYDNYAYNGITTGTKEELLSAIGDSANWTLRHNTTRQTMPTGPFNVTGVEGSPGDQNLPGSFSLNAWPNPANHGSRISFKLPGPVTVEFSIFNIAGQKITSLASGYRKAGVHRLSWNLKDSKGNAVPTGIYFYQLLAGNQSVVQKLLVVR
- a CDS encoding tetratricopeptide repeat protein — translated: MSHQVSKHTLKRDEFADDAIKMVTFVRKHATEAMAVAAAILVVIAGLILMGQNRAKSEKEAAMMVGMAHSAYFSGDMTNAQTAYEEIVSKHGSSSSAKEALVYLGNINFNQRKYEEAIKSYDRAIKAGSSNPLIMSAAISGLAACFEQTGRLPEAGEKYLEIAKKYSKDQYLATNALISAGRCFAAGNLMDKAKAAYQQIIKDYSGTAAAAEAKSQMAQLPG